The Mobula birostris isolate sMobBir1 chromosome 1, sMobBir1.hap1, whole genome shotgun sequence genome contains a region encoding:
- the gtf2a1 gene encoding transcription initiation factor IIA subunit 1 isoform X1 — translation MASSANSNPVPKLYRSVIEDVINDVREQFLDEGVDEQVLIELKTLWESKLMQSKAVDGFHSEEQQILIQAQQQQQQQHHHQQQQQQQQQQQQQHQAQQQQQTPQVLTIPANSVFSSSHQSGPQVIMQDGKLIQHMNPTGMSAAAAAATLALPAGVPAPYQLSNGPILTNTGQLLQFVRTPNGAHYFIQPHQQVVLAQSVTQQQVIQQMQSGSVQAPVIQQMLAPLPPGTIPQQTGVIIQPQQILVAGNKVPSNTQVMQATTVTATPSAQVAQTNSSAPVQQQQQQQQQPQQQQPPLVMQVDGSGDTSSEEDEDDEEDEYDDEEEEKDKEEVGEDGQVEEEPLNSEDDVSDEEGQELFDTENVVVCQYDKIHRSKNKWKFHLKDGIMNLNGRDYVFSKAIGDAEW, via the exons CCTAAACTCTACAGATCAGTGATTGAAGACGTAATTAATGATGTGCGGGAACAGTTCCTCGATGAAGGAGTGGATGAGCAAGTTCTAATAGAATTAAAGACG CTATGGGAGAGCAAGCTGATGCAGTCGAAGGCTGTGGATGGATTCCACTCAGAGGAACAACAGATTTTAATTCAGGCACAGCAGCAACAGCAACAGCAGCATCACcaccagcagcagcagcagcaacaacagcagcagcaacaacaacatcaGGCCCAACAGCAACAACAGACACCGCAAGTGCTCACCATCCCTGCTAATTCAG TTTTCTCATCTTCTCATCAATCAGGACCGCAGGTTATTATGCAAGATGGGAAACTAATACAGCACATGAATCCAACTGGCATG AGCGCAGCTGCTGCTGCAGCAACGCTGGCATTACCTGCTGGTGTTCCAGCTCCATACCAGCTTTCTAATGGACCAATACTTACAAATACAG GGCAACTGCTGCAGTTTGTACGAACCCCCAATGGGGCTCATTACTTTATCCAGCCTCACCAGCAAGTTGTACTGGCCCAGTCAGTTACTCAGCAACAGGTCATTCAACAGATGCAGTCTGGCAGTGTGCAGGCACCTGTCATACAGCAG ATGCTTGCTCCACTGCCACCTGGAACCATCCCTCAACAGACTGGAGTGATTATCCAGCCCCAGCAGATCCTGGTTGCAGGGAATAAAGTTCCTTCAAATACACAG GTAATGCAAGCGACCACTGTTACGGCAACGCCTTCAGCGCAGGTTGCTCAGACCAACAGCTCTGCCCCGGTacaacaacagcagcagcaacaacaacagccgCAGCAGCAACAGCCACCTTTAGTCATGCAAGTAGATGGGTCCGGGGACACCTCCTCTGAGGAAGACGAGGACGATGAAGAGGATGAGTATGATGATGAGGAAGAAGAGAAAGACAAGGAAGAGGTTGGAGAGGATGGACAAGTTGAAGAG GAGCCACTGAACAGTGAAGATGATGTCAGTGATGAAGAAGGCCAAGAACTGTTTGACACAGAAAATGTCGTAGTGTGCCAGTATGATAAG ATCCACCGGAGTAAGAATAAGTGGAAGTTTCACCTGAAGGATGGGATCATGAACCTTAATGGGAGAGATTATGTTTTTTCCAAAGCTATCGGAGATGCAGAGTGGTAA
- the gtf2a1 gene encoding transcription initiation factor IIA subunit 1 isoform X2: MASSANSNPVPKLYRSVIEDVINDVREQFLDEGVDEQVLIELKTLWESKLMQSKAVDGFHSEEQQILIQAQQQQQQQHHHQQQQQQQQQQQQQHQAQQQQQTPQVLTIPANSGPQVIMQDGKLIQHMNPTGMSAAAAAATLALPAGVPAPYQLSNGPILTNTGQLLQFVRTPNGAHYFIQPHQQVVLAQSVTQQQVIQQMQSGSVQAPVIQQMLAPLPPGTIPQQTGVIIQPQQILVAGNKVPSNTQVMQATTVTATPSAQVAQTNSSAPVQQQQQQQQQPQQQQPPLVMQVDGSGDTSSEEDEDDEEDEYDDEEEEKDKEEVGEDGQVEEEPLNSEDDVSDEEGQELFDTENVVVCQYDKIHRSKNKWKFHLKDGIMNLNGRDYVFSKAIGDAEW; the protein is encoded by the exons CCTAAACTCTACAGATCAGTGATTGAAGACGTAATTAATGATGTGCGGGAACAGTTCCTCGATGAAGGAGTGGATGAGCAAGTTCTAATAGAATTAAAGACG CTATGGGAGAGCAAGCTGATGCAGTCGAAGGCTGTGGATGGATTCCACTCAGAGGAACAACAGATTTTAATTCAGGCACAGCAGCAACAGCAACAGCAGCATCACcaccagcagcagcagcagcaacaacagcagcagcaacaacaacatcaGGCCCAACAGCAACAACAGACACCGCAAGTGCTCACCATCCCTGCTAATTCAG GACCGCAGGTTATTATGCAAGATGGGAAACTAATACAGCACATGAATCCAACTGGCATG AGCGCAGCTGCTGCTGCAGCAACGCTGGCATTACCTGCTGGTGTTCCAGCTCCATACCAGCTTTCTAATGGACCAATACTTACAAATACAG GGCAACTGCTGCAGTTTGTACGAACCCCCAATGGGGCTCATTACTTTATCCAGCCTCACCAGCAAGTTGTACTGGCCCAGTCAGTTACTCAGCAACAGGTCATTCAACAGATGCAGTCTGGCAGTGTGCAGGCACCTGTCATACAGCAG ATGCTTGCTCCACTGCCACCTGGAACCATCCCTCAACAGACTGGAGTGATTATCCAGCCCCAGCAGATCCTGGTTGCAGGGAATAAAGTTCCTTCAAATACACAG GTAATGCAAGCGACCACTGTTACGGCAACGCCTTCAGCGCAGGTTGCTCAGACCAACAGCTCTGCCCCGGTacaacaacagcagcagcaacaacaacagccgCAGCAGCAACAGCCACCTTTAGTCATGCAAGTAGATGGGTCCGGGGACACCTCCTCTGAGGAAGACGAGGACGATGAAGAGGATGAGTATGATGATGAGGAAGAAGAGAAAGACAAGGAAGAGGTTGGAGAGGATGGACAAGTTGAAGAG GAGCCACTGAACAGTGAAGATGATGTCAGTGATGAAGAAGGCCAAGAACTGTTTGACACAGAAAATGTCGTAGTGTGCCAGTATGATAAG ATCCACCGGAGTAAGAATAAGTGGAAGTTTCACCTGAAGGATGGGATCATGAACCTTAATGGGAGAGATTATGTTTTTTCCAAAGCTATCGGAGATGCAGAGTGGTAA
- the gtf2a1 gene encoding transcription initiation factor IIA subunit 1 isoform X3 → MQSKAVDGFHSEEQQILIQAQQQQQQQHHHQQQQQQQQQQQQQHQAQQQQQTPQVLTIPANSVFSSSHQSGPQVIMQDGKLIQHMNPTGMSAAAAAATLALPAGVPAPYQLSNGPILTNTGQLLQFVRTPNGAHYFIQPHQQVVLAQSVTQQQVIQQMQSGSVQAPVIQQMLAPLPPGTIPQQTGVIIQPQQILVAGNKVPSNTQVMQATTVTATPSAQVAQTNSSAPVQQQQQQQQQPQQQQPPLVMQVDGSGDTSSEEDEDDEEDEYDDEEEEKDKEEVGEDGQVEEEPLNSEDDVSDEEGQELFDTENVVVCQYDKIHRSKNKWKFHLKDGIMNLNGRDYVFSKAIGDAEW, encoded by the exons ATGCAGTCGAAGGCTGTGGATGGATTCCACTCAGAGGAACAACAGATTTTAATTCAGGCACAGCAGCAACAGCAACAGCAGCATCACcaccagcagcagcagcagcaacaacagcagcagcaacaacaacatcaGGCCCAACAGCAACAACAGACACCGCAAGTGCTCACCATCCCTGCTAATTCAG TTTTCTCATCTTCTCATCAATCAGGACCGCAGGTTATTATGCAAGATGGGAAACTAATACAGCACATGAATCCAACTGGCATG AGCGCAGCTGCTGCTGCAGCAACGCTGGCATTACCTGCTGGTGTTCCAGCTCCATACCAGCTTTCTAATGGACCAATACTTACAAATACAG GGCAACTGCTGCAGTTTGTACGAACCCCCAATGGGGCTCATTACTTTATCCAGCCTCACCAGCAAGTTGTACTGGCCCAGTCAGTTACTCAGCAACAGGTCATTCAACAGATGCAGTCTGGCAGTGTGCAGGCACCTGTCATACAGCAG ATGCTTGCTCCACTGCCACCTGGAACCATCCCTCAACAGACTGGAGTGATTATCCAGCCCCAGCAGATCCTGGTTGCAGGGAATAAAGTTCCTTCAAATACACAG GTAATGCAAGCGACCACTGTTACGGCAACGCCTTCAGCGCAGGTTGCTCAGACCAACAGCTCTGCCCCGGTacaacaacagcagcagcaacaacaacagccgCAGCAGCAACAGCCACCTTTAGTCATGCAAGTAGATGGGTCCGGGGACACCTCCTCTGAGGAAGACGAGGACGATGAAGAGGATGAGTATGATGATGAGGAAGAAGAGAAAGACAAGGAAGAGGTTGGAGAGGATGGACAAGTTGAAGAG GAGCCACTGAACAGTGAAGATGATGTCAGTGATGAAGAAGGCCAAGAACTGTTTGACACAGAAAATGTCGTAGTGTGCCAGTATGATAAG ATCCACCGGAGTAAGAATAAGTGGAAGTTTCACCTGAAGGATGGGATCATGAACCTTAATGGGAGAGATTATGTTTTTTCCAAAGCTATCGGAGATGCAGAGTGGTAA